In Pseudomonas sp. ADAK18, a single window of DNA contains:
- a CDS encoding GNAT family N-acetyltransferase, with protein MDLQSKTVKLRLIEESDADFVLKLRLDEKYNQFLSSVNPSVEAQKEWIKKYKNDETQGSQYYFIIERNDGVPCGTVRVYDLTEDSFCWGSWILNEDKTKYAALESAFLVYKFAFDHLGFQKSHFDVRKGNERVISFHEKMGARKTGETDLDFIFAITKDAVEATKTRLSSKISVSTP; from the coding sequence ATGGATCTGCAATCAAAAACGGTAAAGCTACGTCTAATTGAAGAAAGTGATGCCGATTTCGTGTTGAAGCTACGATTAGATGAAAAGTACAATCAGTTTCTGTCCTCAGTAAATCCAAGTGTAGAAGCACAAAAAGAGTGGATAAAGAAATACAAAAATGATGAAACGCAAGGCAGCCAATATTACTTCATCATTGAAAGAAACGATGGAGTACCCTGCGGTACCGTACGAGTTTACGATTTAACTGAGGACTCCTTTTGTTGGGGAAGCTGGATTCTCAACGAAGACAAAACAAAATATGCTGCTTTGGAAAGCGCCTTCTTAGTTTACAAGTTTGCCTTTGATCACCTTGGTTTCCAGAAATCACATTTTGATGTCAGAAAAGGAAATGAGCGCGTCATATCGTTTCACGAAAAGATGGGGGCCCGTAAAACTGGAGAGACCGATCTCGACTTTATTTTCGCTATAACAAAAGATGCCGTTGAGGCAACAAAAACAAGGCTGTCGAGCAAAATCTCAGTAAGTACTCCATAA
- a CDS encoding ComEA family DNA-binding protein gives MRKTTFSSLFFAFLASVSLATNAAPAVKPEVSTPIAVQMTKAEQTGKVNLNSADAETLRRDLFGIGAAKARAIIAYRESNGPFTAVDELLEVKGIGKSLLEKNRDRLEVN, from the coding sequence ATGCGTAAAACTACTTTTTCCTCCCTCTTTTTCGCTTTCCTGGCCAGCGTTTCCCTGGCTACCAACGCAGCCCCCGCCGTTAAGCCCGAGGTTTCCACCCCCATCGCCGTTCAAATGACCAAGGCCGAGCAAACCGGCAAGGTCAATCTCAATTCAGCGGACGCCGAGACCCTCAGGCGTGATCTGTTTGGGATCGGTGCAGCCAAAGCCAGGGCGATTATTGCTTACCGTGAAAGCAACGGGCCGTTTACGGCGGTTGATGAGTTGCTGGAGGTGAAGGGGATTGGTAAATCGCTTCTGGAAAAGAATCGCGACAGGCTGGAAGTCAATTGA
- a CDS encoding GntR family transcriptional regulator, translating to MGITLSLADQIALELRADITGGRLLPGMALVEAELVRAYNASRNTIREALHRLGQEGLTRYVRNKGVMVRRLERDEVRDLFVVRRTLELQAIAVGRPLSAEQCDRMQVAIEATTLAREREDWRSVATHSLGFHQQIVGLMCSPLFDEFFAQVIAQLRLVFCAAPDEQHFQSPWLERDREIYALLAQGNKPAAGEAMSLYLDDSERLSLALFTHSDGGRSPCIKTIPPLTR from the coding sequence ATGGGTATCACATTGTCACTGGCTGATCAGATTGCCTTGGAGCTTCGAGCTGACATTACCGGTGGGCGACTGTTGCCTGGCATGGCGCTGGTCGAGGCAGAGCTGGTCAGGGCCTACAACGCCTCACGCAATACCATTCGCGAGGCATTGCATCGCCTCGGCCAAGAGGGTTTGACCCGCTATGTGCGTAACAAAGGAGTGATGGTCCGGCGGCTGGAGCGCGATGAGGTGCGCGACCTGTTTGTCGTCCGCCGCACGTTGGAGTTACAGGCAATTGCTGTGGGTCGACCCTTGTCGGCTGAGCAGTGTGACCGCATGCAGGTGGCGATCGAAGCCACCACCCTGGCTCGGGAGCGTGAAGACTGGCGCTCTGTGGCAACCCACAGCCTGGGCTTTCACCAGCAGATTGTCGGCTTGATGTGCAGCCCGTTGTTCGATGAGTTCTTTGCCCAGGTGATCGCGCAGTTGCGCCTGGTGTTTTGCGCCGCCCCTGATGAACAACATTTCCAGTCACCTTGGCTGGAACGGGATCGAGAGATTTACGCGTTATTGGCACAAGGCAATAAGCCGGCGGCAGGGGAGGCGATGAGTCTGTATCTGGACGACTCGGAGCGCCTGTCGCTGGCCCTGTTTACTCACTCTGATGGAGGACGTTCACCATGTATAAAGACTATCCCGCCGCTTACCAGGTGA
- a CDS encoding DUF1989 domain-containing protein, translating to MYKDYPAAYQVSKGSALQVDKAFYERIRDAVDQRTLIEQFEVPIRTGQAWKVPAGHVFRVTTPVGPQVGDFNVWNANDPRERLWAARTRQLQGAHVSTHDRLWSNLPFLRPLVTITDDSLAGYGIDEHGGRLHDLLGTRCDPYVNKMLTGEDFHHHCHSNLTRAVLPHGLTEFDVHDVLNIFQCTGLNHDDMYFMKACPAQKGDYLEFFAEIDLLCALSTCPGGDLSLPMWGPDAQDPLTVCRPLGVEIYRLEDGLLAGWSQPERAAYKGQHGLHIAKADWE from the coding sequence ATGTATAAAGACTATCCCGCCGCTTACCAGGTGAGCAAAGGCTCGGCCTTGCAGGTCGACAAGGCGTTCTACGAACGGATTCGCGATGCTGTTGATCAACGCACGCTGATTGAACAGTTCGAAGTGCCGATCCGCACCGGGCAGGCGTGGAAGGTTCCGGCCGGTCACGTGTTTCGGGTGACCACGCCGGTGGGGCCGCAGGTAGGTGATTTCAACGTGTGGAATGCCAATGACCCACGCGAGCGTTTATGGGCGGCGCGTACCCGGCAGTTGCAGGGTGCCCATGTCAGTACCCACGACCGACTCTGGTCGAATCTGCCGTTCCTGAGGCCATTGGTGACCATCACTGATGACAGCCTGGCCGGTTATGGCATTGATGAACACGGTGGGCGTTTGCACGATTTGCTGGGCACGCGCTGCGATCCCTATGTGAACAAGATGCTGACGGGGGAGGACTTCCACCACCATTGCCATTCAAACCTGACCCGTGCAGTGTTGCCCCACGGGCTGACGGAGTTTGATGTGCATGATGTGCTGAATATCTTTCAGTGCACCGGGCTCAATCACGACGACATGTACTTTATGAAGGCCTGTCCTGCGCAGAAAGGTGACTACCTGGAGTTCTTTGCCGAGATTGATTTGCTGTGCGCGCTGTCGACATGCCCGGGCGGGGATCTGTCACTGCCGATGTGGGGGCCGGATGCACAGGATCCGCTGACCGTGTGCCGTCCGTTGGGGGTGGAGATTTATCGATTGGAAGACGGGTTGCTCGCAGGCTGGAGCCAACCCGAACGTGCTGCCTATAAAGGCCAGCACGGGTTGCATATCGCCAAGGCGGATTGGGAATAA
- a CDS encoding DUF2897 family protein, translating to MPWYAWLILVVAIGSIVGGLLMLRDSANKVELTDEQRKRVAERNAQADAKDSQDR from the coding sequence ATGCCCTGGTATGCCTGGTTGATTCTGGTGGTTGCGATCGGTTCGATCGTCGGTGGATTGTTGATGCTGCGTGACAGCGCCAACAAGGTGGAATTGACGGACGAACAACGCAAACGCGTGGCCGAACGCAACGCCCAGGCGGATGCCAAGGACTCACAGGATCGCTGA
- the eat gene encoding ethanolamine permease yields MNTQLKPTLGTLHLWGIAVGLVISGEYFGWSYGWGVAGTLGFLVTSLMVAAMYTCFIFSFTELTTAIPHAGGPFAYSRRAFGEKGGLIAGLATLIEFVFAPPAIALAIGAYLNVQFPALDPKHAAVGAYIVFMGLNILGVKLAATFELVVCVLAVAELLVFMGVVAPAFSFSNFALNGWAGSDTFGAPAIAGMFAAIPFAIWFFLAIEGAAMAAEEAKDPKRTIPKAYISGILTLVILAMGVMFFAGGVGDWRTLSNINDPLPQAMKTVVGDSSGWLHMLVWIGLFGLVASFHGIILGYSRQFFALARAGYLPSFLAKLSRFQTPHRAIIAGGVVGIAAIYSDGLINLGGMTLTAAMITMAVFGAIVMYIMSMLSLFKLRKTEPLLERTFRAPGYPIVPGIALVLAVVCLVAMAWFNTLIGLIFLGFMAVGYVYFQLTAQDRADAPADAMLTGL; encoded by the coding sequence ATGAACACACAACTCAAACCGACCTTGGGCACCTTGCATTTATGGGGTATCGCCGTCGGGCTGGTGATTTCCGGGGAATACTTTGGCTGGAGCTATGGCTGGGGCGTGGCCGGTACCCTGGGCTTTTTGGTGACCTCATTGATGGTCGCCGCCATGTACACCTGCTTTATCTTCAGTTTCACCGAGCTGACTACCGCAATTCCCCATGCAGGAGGCCCCTTTGCCTACAGCCGTCGGGCGTTTGGCGAGAAAGGCGGCTTGATTGCAGGGTTAGCGACACTGATTGAATTTGTCTTCGCCCCACCGGCCATCGCGCTGGCGATCGGGGCTTACCTGAATGTGCAGTTTCCGGCCCTCGACCCGAAACACGCCGCCGTGGGCGCCTACATTGTGTTCATGGGTCTGAATATTCTCGGGGTCAAACTGGCGGCGACCTTTGAGCTGGTCGTCTGCGTGCTGGCCGTGGCCGAACTGCTGGTGTTTATGGGGGTAGTCGCGCCAGCCTTCAGTTTCAGCAACTTCGCCCTCAATGGCTGGGCTGGCTCCGACACCTTCGGCGCGCCTGCTATTGCCGGGATGTTTGCCGCAATTCCCTTTGCCATCTGGTTCTTCCTCGCCATCGAAGGCGCCGCCATGGCCGCCGAAGAAGCCAAGGATCCGAAACGCACGATCCCCAAGGCCTACATCAGTGGCATCCTGACTCTGGTAATCCTGGCGATGGGCGTGATGTTCTTCGCCGGCGGCGTGGGTGACTGGCGCACGCTGTCGAACATCAACGACCCACTGCCACAAGCGATGAAAACCGTCGTCGGTGACAGTTCAGGTTGGCTGCACATGCTGGTGTGGATTGGCTTGTTTGGGCTGGTGGCCAGTTTCCACGGCATTATCCTTGGCTACTCTCGCCAGTTCTTTGCCTTGGCGCGCGCCGGTTACTTGCCCTCTTTCCTCGCCAAACTGTCGCGCTTTCAGACGCCCCATCGGGCAATCATCGCCGGTGGTGTCGTCGGTATCGCTGCGATCTACAGCGATGGCCTGATCAACCTGGGTGGCATGACCCTCACCGCAGCAATGATCACCATGGCGGTGTTCGGTGCCATTGTGATGTACATCATGAGCATGCTCAGCCTGTTCAAACTGCGCAAAACCGAACCGTTGCTGGAACGCACCTTCCGTGCCCCCGGTTACCCCATCGTTCCCGGCATCGCCCTGGTGCTGGCCGTGGTGTGCCTGGTGGCGATGGCCTGGTTCAACACGCTGATCGGGCTGATTTTCCTCGGTTTCATGGCGGTGGGTTATGTCTACTTCCAACTGACTGCGCAGGATCGCGCCGACGCACCGGCTGACGCGATGTTGACCGGACTCTGA